One Candidatus Palauibacter australiensis DNA window includes the following coding sequences:
- a CDS encoding DUF3224 domain-containing protein, with the protein MARAVASFDVTGWDQGEPESGAGGPTLSHATVLKRFSGDLVAESEARLLMCQADVADITAGAGYIAREVVRGALGGREGTFVMQHWGLSADGRERTGGQIVPGSATGDLKGLTGSVEIAVDGDGAHTLTIDYELPDA; encoded by the coding sequence ATGGCGCGCGCGGTCGCCTCCTTCGACGTCACCGGCTGGGACCAGGGCGAACCGGAGTCCGGCGCCGGGGGGCCGACCCTCTCGCACGCCACCGTGCTCAAGCGGTTCAGCGGGGATCTCGTGGCCGAGAGCGAGGCCCGGCTCCTCATGTGCCAGGCGGATGTGGCGGATATCACCGCGGGAGCGGGCTACATCGCCCGCGAGGTCGTGCGGGGGGCGCTCGGCGGACGGGAAGGGACGTTCGTCATGCAGCACTGGGGGCTGAGCGCGGATGGCCGCGAACGGACGGGCGGACAGATCGTGCCGGGTTCGGCGACCGGCGATCTGAAGGGACTCACGGGCTCGGTCGAGATCGCCGTCGACGGCGACGGAGCGCACACGCTGACGATCGACTACGAACTTCCGGACGCGTGA
- a CDS encoding alanine racemase has product MNAGNAATHAPDLLGLRTPALILDLDVLENNLRVMQERTDALGVRLRPHVKTHKCVEIAELQRSGGASGIAVSTLAEARVFAEAGFDDILWAFPLNLSRIDEAAALSGRVELGVTVDSLTAVEALEAASVAFSVWLEIDCGYGRSGVPHDSGRVVELARRISRADRLALGGCLTHAGHTYGADSPAAIAALADEERRAMVEVGRALRAAGIEPGVLSLGSTPGMSRVETLEGVDEARPGNYALYDYTQTRLGSCAVSDCAVAVLATVVSARDGSGGAIADCGALALSKDVGPDDPPHYGRLFRDASGRALSDHRVTSVSQEHGRLSGRFAVGEKVRVLPNHACLTVAHFDRFEVVRGRRVVDRWKIRRTRD; this is encoded by the coding sequence GTGAACGCCGGGAACGCTGCCACCCACGCGCCGGACCTGCTCGGTCTCCGCACTCCGGCCCTTATCCTCGATCTCGACGTCCTGGAGAACAACCTCCGGGTCATGCAGGAACGCACGGACGCCCTTGGCGTTCGCCTTCGCCCCCACGTGAAGACGCACAAATGCGTGGAGATCGCCGAACTGCAGCGATCGGGCGGGGCGTCGGGCATCGCCGTGTCCACGCTCGCGGAGGCCCGGGTCTTCGCAGAGGCGGGTTTCGACGACATCCTGTGGGCCTTCCCGCTGAATCTCTCCCGGATCGATGAGGCGGCCGCGCTCTCCGGGCGCGTCGAACTGGGTGTGACCGTGGACTCCCTCACGGCCGTCGAGGCCCTCGAAGCCGCGAGCGTCGCCTTCTCGGTATGGCTCGAAATCGACTGTGGCTACGGGCGCTCCGGCGTCCCCCACGACAGCGGCCGGGTCGTCGAGCTCGCAAGGCGGATCTCACGCGCCGACCGGCTCGCGCTCGGCGGCTGCCTGACGCACGCCGGCCACACCTACGGCGCGGATTCGCCCGCCGCCATCGCCGCGCTGGCGGATGAGGAGCGTCGGGCGATGGTCGAAGTGGGGCGCGCGCTCCGCGCGGCCGGGATCGAGCCGGGAGTGCTCTCGCTCGGGTCGACCCCGGGCATGAGCCGGGTCGAGACGCTGGAGGGGGTCGACGAGGCCCGGCCGGGGAACTACGCGCTCTACGATTACACGCAGACGCGGCTGGGATCGTGCGCGGTGAGCGACTGCGCCGTCGCGGTGCTCGCGACCGTCGTCTCCGCGCGCGACGGATCCGGCGGGGCGATCGCGGACTGTGGCGCGCTCGCCCTGTCAAAGGATGTGGGGCCGGACGATCCGCCTCACTACGGCCGCCTCTTCCGTGACGCGTCGGGAAGGGCGCTGAGTGACCATCGCGTGACCTCGGTGAGCCAGGAACACGGGCGCCTGTCCGGCCGGTTCGCCGTCGGCGAGAAGGTCCGCGTCCTTCCGAATCACGCCTGCCTCACGGTCGCGCACTTCGATCGTTTCGAGGTCGTGCGGGGACGGCGCGTGGTGGATCGCTGGAAGATCCGGCGCACGCGCGACTGA
- a CDS encoding beta-ketoacyl-ACP synthase 3: MAARVTAAVTGTGSYLPPDSIDNFQLLGMGTLSDSFDVGQARSALRGVEGVNGLSAPDVFDQWAYQLTGIRSRRRIPPDSDLTTEDMCARAGLAALEAAGREPDEIDQLYVATVSPSDEVPNSACTVATKLGNPRLGGFAINAACAGFVYGVGAAWSAIVSGMAERVLVVSGDALTRLVDYTDVRTAVLFGDGAGAVVLERSETDHGVLGPMASSGWFARDPLYLVGQSWREDGDRAPILHMEGGPRIVRNAIVKMAEVGEQALHKAGLDWSDVDFVIPHQANARITQGLDQRLELPKGRVVHNIVDYGNMSASTVAVTLDEVVRGKHGSVPDPATIVLTSIGGGYTMAAAVVRI; encoded by the coding sequence TTGGCAGCCAGAGTGACCGCGGCGGTCACGGGTACCGGGAGCTACCTGCCGCCTGACAGCATCGACAACTTCCAGCTTCTCGGCATGGGTACGCTGAGCGACTCGTTCGACGTCGGGCAGGCGCGGTCCGCGCTCCGGGGTGTCGAGGGTGTCAACGGGCTGTCGGCGCCCGACGTCTTCGATCAGTGGGCGTACCAGTTGACCGGCATCAGGTCGCGCCGGCGAATCCCGCCGGACAGCGACCTGACGACCGAAGACATGTGCGCCCGGGCCGGGCTCGCCGCGCTGGAGGCGGCCGGACGCGAGCCGGACGAGATCGACCAGCTTTACGTCGCGACCGTCTCACCGTCCGACGAGGTTCCGAACAGCGCCTGCACCGTGGCGACGAAGCTCGGGAATCCGCGATTGGGGGGATTCGCGATCAACGCGGCCTGCGCCGGCTTCGTGTACGGCGTGGGGGCGGCCTGGTCGGCGATCGTCAGCGGCATGGCGGAACGCGTACTGGTGGTCTCGGGCGATGCCCTCACGCGGCTCGTCGACTACACGGACGTGCGGACCGCCGTGCTCTTCGGCGACGGGGCCGGAGCGGTCGTGCTCGAGCGGAGCGAAACGGATCACGGCGTGCTCGGTCCGATGGCGTCGTCGGGCTGGTTCGCGCGCGATCCGCTGTACCTCGTCGGGCAGAGCTGGCGGGAAGACGGGGACCGGGCCCCGATTCTCCATATGGAAGGCGGACCGCGAATCGTCCGCAACGCGATCGTCAAGATGGCCGAAGTGGGCGAACAGGCGCTTCACAAGGCGGGTCTCGACTGGTCCGACGTGGATTTCGTGATTCCTCATCAGGCGAACGCGCGGATCACGCAGGGTCTCGACCAGAGGCTGGAACTTCCGAAGGGGCGCGTCGTTCACAACATCGTCGACTACGGCAACATGTCCGCCTCGACGGTCGCCGTGACGCTCGACGAAGTCGTTCGCGGCAAGCACGGGTCCGTGCCGGACCCGGCAACGATCGTCCTCACCTCGATCGGGGGTGGCTACACGATGGCGGCCGCGGTCGTCCGCATCTGA
- a CDS encoding nuclear transport factor 2 family protein yields MTEPHAAAIRDSVAAALQEFRDLGTAADWEAVGDFYSESPHFRFYENGALQYRSAADVRAALGAFPPETRIRTDYRDTDVVALAPGLAHVRARFESTFTGADGSAFGFGGAVTMIWAHETGGWRILSGHSSAPVPRRG; encoded by the coding sequence TTGACGGAACCACATGCCGCGGCGATCCGCGACAGCGTGGCGGCGGCGCTGCAGGAGTTCCGAGACCTCGGGACGGCGGCCGACTGGGAGGCCGTGGGCGACTTCTACTCCGAATCCCCGCATTTCCGCTTCTACGAGAACGGCGCACTCCAGTATCGGAGCGCGGCCGATGTCCGGGCCGCCCTCGGAGCGTTTCCTCCGGAGACGCGCATCCGGACGGACTACCGGGATACGGATGTCGTGGCGCTGGCGCCGGGACTTGCCCACGTCCGTGCCCGCTTCGAGAGCACCTTCACGGGCGCCGACGGGTCGGCCTTCGGCTTCGGCGGAGCCGTGACGATGATCTGGGCGCACGAGACCGGAGGCTGGCGGATCCTGAGCGGCCACTCCTCGGCTCCGGTTCCACGAAGAGGATAG
- a CDS encoding isoamylase early set domain-containing protein, with product MNDDLKLYLDGEIDRSELSRELRGEAARWDALLSDVRDSGVQGAPVGLESRVMATVRQEERRPLSGLVDWWVHPRSVRVRPWLGLAAAAVLATFFLLPRENAVTEPAGAATALVGEEVHYVQFRLEAPGAASVHVAGDFNDWQPEVALADPYGTGVWTGRVKLPPGVHKYMFLVDGETWITDPHAERYVEDGYGNQNAVIAITGGAGARSLAP from the coding sequence ATGAACGACGATCTGAAGCTGTACCTCGATGGAGAAATCGACCGTTCGGAGCTCTCGCGGGAGCTTCGCGGGGAAGCGGCACGGTGGGATGCCCTCCTTTCGGACGTGCGGGATTCGGGGGTGCAGGGAGCTCCGGTCGGACTCGAGTCGAGGGTCATGGCCACGGTTCGACAGGAGGAGCGCCGGCCCCTGTCCGGTCTCGTCGACTGGTGGGTGCATCCCCGCTCCGTGCGCGTCCGGCCGTGGCTGGGGCTCGCGGCCGCCGCCGTGCTTGCGACGTTCTTCCTCTTGCCGCGGGAGAACGCGGTCACCGAGCCGGCGGGGGCGGCGACGGCGCTCGTGGGCGAAGAAGTCCACTACGTGCAGTTCCGTCTCGAGGCGCCCGGCGCGGCGTCGGTCCACGTCGCGGGCGACTTCAACGACTGGCAGCCGGAGGTCGCGCTGGCCGATCCGTACGGCACCGGCGTGTGGACCGGGCGGGTGAAGCTCCCGCCCGGCGTGCACAAGTACATGTTCCTCGTGGACGGCGAGACCTGGATCACGGATCCGCACGCGGAACGGTATGTGGAGGACGGTTACGGCAACCAGAATGCCGTGATCGCCATCACGGGCGGGGCGGGCGCCCGCTCGCTGGCCCCCTAG
- a CDS encoding sigma-70 family RNA polymerase sigma factor yields the protein MTAVLEGDREAYGVLVRRYKDVLYRYAERMTGRADDAADIVQRTFIRGFRSLDRCRDRERVGGWLFRIAVNLCKDQLKGRARREVSLEAAGPLTATRGLPEARAERAEIREQIYRALQSLSDEQREAFVLKHVEGWSYEEMAERLGASVSALKMRVHRARDQLQVLLENYR from the coding sequence GTGACCGCCGTATTGGAAGGCGACCGCGAGGCGTACGGGGTGCTCGTGCGCCGGTACAAGGACGTGCTGTACCGCTACGCAGAGCGCATGACCGGTCGCGCGGACGACGCCGCGGATATCGTGCAGCGCACGTTCATCCGCGGTTTTCGGAGCCTCGACCGATGCCGTGACCGGGAACGGGTAGGAGGCTGGTTGTTTCGGATCGCCGTCAACCTGTGCAAGGATCAGTTGAAGGGACGGGCACGGCGGGAGGTGTCGCTGGAGGCGGCCGGCCCCCTCACAGCGACGAGAGGGCTCCCCGAGGCGCGCGCCGAACGGGCGGAGATACGGGAGCAGATATACCGGGCCTTGCAGTCCTTGAGCGACGAGCAGCGTGAAGCCTTCGTTCTCAAGCACGTCGAGGGGTGGTCATACGAAGAGATGGCGGAGAGACTTGGAGCTTCGGTGTCCGCGTTGAAGATGCGCGTCCACCGGGCTCGGGATCAGTTACAGGTGCTGTTAGAGAACTACCGATGA
- a CDS encoding tetratricopeptide repeat protein: MTDNVNPETGAALRDVVESLVRKGMTARLEDRPDDAMRHTKAAVALARRGEDPLALARALHGQANVERDRGEARAAVALYLEAVPLCRQGDDPLAFAHTVRHLGDVLRELGDLTKAARCYAESLAAYRADPAAPPLDVANAVRSAAILCEAQDDPDQARLLWIEARDLYRAANVEAGVSESATRLERLG, encoded by the coding sequence ATGACGGACAACGTGAACCCGGAAACCGGCGCGGCGCTCCGCGACGTCGTCGAGTCGCTCGTCCGGAAGGGGATGACCGCCCGGCTGGAGGACCGGCCGGACGATGCGATGCGGCACACGAAGGCGGCCGTCGCGCTCGCCCGCCGCGGCGAGGATCCGCTCGCGCTCGCCCGCGCCCTTCACGGGCAGGCGAACGTCGAGCGGGACAGGGGGGAAGCGCGCGCGGCCGTCGCTCTGTACCTGGAAGCCGTCCCCCTCTGCCGCCAGGGGGACGACCCGCTCGCCTTCGCCCACACCGTGCGTCACCTGGGGGACGTCCTCCGGGAACTGGGCGACCTCACGAAGGCGGCACGATGCTACGCGGAATCGCTGGCCGCGTACCGGGCGGATCCGGCCGCCCCGCCGCTCGATGTCGCCAATGCCGTGCGGTCCGCGGCCATCCTGTGCGAGGCCCAGGACGATCCCGACCAGGCCCGCCTGCTATGGATCGAGGCCCGGGACCTGTACCGCGCCGCCAACGTCGAAGCCGGCGTGTCCGAGAGCGCGACCCGCCTCGAACGACTCGGCTGA
- a CDS encoding molybdopterin molybdotransferase MoeA translates to MNDADWISFDEALALVLDAVSPLETARVPLSAALGRSLARGAEAVAPHPPWDNSAMDGFAVRIDEVRGASPERPVVLPISDDIPAGAFPRGPLEPGSVARVMTGAPVPEGATGVVRVEHTDGGPGVRVSIFDDADGERHIRFLGEDVQAGDTMVERGEELGAAAVALLATAGLQQVDVGRRPRVGVLANGDELADFDEFEEVRAGRRIMNSNGYALAAQLADSGAEPVPLGIARDDPGDLHRCLARAESCDAIVSAAGVSVGEHDYVKQVLDELGFQRFFWRVRMRPGSAAVFGLLGGRPFWGVPGNPASALVTYETLVRPAIRKMAGFARPCRRPLRCVAAQDLRGPRDVLSFLRVVVGSAESGTLTARLSGPQGSGNLGSMLADGLLAIPVGTDAIGAGDPVDVIPLREWARPA, encoded by the coding sequence ATGAACGACGCCGACTGGATCTCCTTCGACGAAGCCCTCGCTCTCGTGCTGGACGCCGTGTCGCCGCTGGAAACGGCACGCGTTCCGCTCTCTGCCGCCCTCGGTCGCTCGCTCGCACGCGGCGCGGAAGCCGTCGCCCCGCACCCGCCGTGGGACAACAGCGCCATGGACGGTTTCGCCGTGCGAATCGACGAGGTCCGCGGCGCGAGCCCGGAACGGCCCGTGGTCCTCCCGATCTCCGACGACATCCCGGCCGGCGCCTTTCCGCGCGGGCCGCTGGAGCCCGGCTCGGTGGCGCGCGTGATGACGGGGGCGCCGGTACCGGAGGGCGCCACGGGCGTCGTGCGCGTGGAGCACACGGACGGAGGTCCAGGCGTGCGCGTGAGCATATTCGACGACGCGGACGGAGAGCGGCACATCCGCTTCCTCGGGGAGGATGTGCAGGCTGGGGACACGATGGTGGAGCGTGGCGAGGAGCTTGGAGCGGCGGCGGTGGCGCTGCTTGCGACGGCCGGCCTCCAGCAGGTGGACGTGGGCCGGCGACCCCGCGTCGGCGTGCTTGCAAACGGAGACGAACTCGCGGATTTCGATGAATTCGAGGAGGTGCGCGCCGGGCGGCGGATCATGAATTCGAACGGGTACGCACTGGCCGCCCAGCTCGCGGATTCCGGGGCGGAGCCGGTGCCGCTCGGCATCGCCCGGGACGACCCCGGCGACCTGCACCGTTGTCTCGCGCGGGCCGAGTCCTGCGACGCGATCGTCTCCGCGGCCGGCGTGAGCGTCGGCGAACACGACTACGTGAAGCAGGTACTCGACGAGCTCGGCTTCCAACGCTTCTTCTGGCGCGTGCGGATGCGCCCCGGCAGCGCCGCCGTCTTCGGCCTGCTCGGCGGCCGGCCGTTCTGGGGCGTCCCGGGCAATCCGGCCTCGGCGCTCGTCACGTACGAGACCCTCGTGCGGCCGGCGATCCGCAAGATGGCGGGTTTCGCGCGCCCCTGCCGGCGCCCGTTGCGGTGTGTCGCGGCCCAAGACCTGCGCGGGCCCCGGGACGTACTCTCGTTCCTGCGCGTGGTCGTCGGATCCGCCGAGTCGGGCACCCTCACGGCCCGCCTGAGCGGCCCGCAGGGCTCGGGGAACCTCGGGTCGATGCTGGCCGACGGGCTGCTCGCGATCCCCGTCGGGACCGACGCCATAGGCGCCGGCGATCCCGTCGACGTGATTCCGCTCAGGGAGTGGGCGAGGCCCGCCTGA
- a CDS encoding aminotransferase class I/II-fold pyridoxal phosphate-dependent enzyme encodes MLRNHGLNRRAFLKSTGATAVLGAVGARSALASEVAATDVAPAAFGGAREEFDFDEVYDRRGTDCVKWDRAIEQFGPELEVGMGIADMDFRAAPCITRAIAERAAHENWGYQHRDSSFTDAVVAWNQRRYDLDIDPSTIVWTSGVHPGIIAGLHTFAPPGSRVLMTTPTYNGFYSDLRFARNVAEDSEMKVVNGVYEIDWDDFERRVQRVHAFILCNPQNPTGNCWSAEDMTRMGEICLEHRVPVLSDEIHCDFVTKGQKYTPFASLDPKIVDNSVTFKSNSKTFSLAANKVAWYFSTNPAFMARLRPYTRADLSTLGMYAARAANNEGDEWLDQLLVYLDGNHDLTESYIRENVPGVKYTKAQGTFLAWLDMGGLMDRIDAQGKADHENRTAAQPVSPESVLQRWLAENARIYLNNGPSYGTGGERHMRMNIATSRTLVKRALDNLSNAVAEL; translated from the coding sequence ATGCTGCGGAATCACGGTCTGAACCGTCGGGCGTTTCTGAAGAGCACGGGAGCCACCGCCGTTCTGGGCGCCGTGGGCGCGCGTTCGGCGCTCGCGAGCGAGGTCGCCGCGACCGATGTCGCCCCCGCCGCGTTCGGCGGCGCCCGCGAGGAATTCGACTTCGACGAGGTCTACGACCGCCGCGGGACCGACTGCGTAAAGTGGGATCGCGCCATCGAGCAGTTCGGCCCGGAGCTCGAGGTCGGCATGGGGATCGCCGACATGGACTTCCGCGCCGCACCCTGCATCACCAGGGCGATCGCCGAGCGCGCCGCGCATGAGAACTGGGGCTACCAGCACCGCGACAGTTCCTTCACCGACGCGGTCGTGGCCTGGAACCAGCGCCGTTACGACCTCGACATCGACCCATCGACGATCGTCTGGACCAGCGGCGTCCATCCGGGGATCATCGCGGGGCTGCACACCTTCGCCCCTCCCGGCAGCCGGGTCCTGATGACGACCCCCACCTACAACGGCTTCTACTCGGACCTCCGCTTCGCGCGCAATGTCGCCGAGGACAGCGAGATGAAGGTCGTCAATGGCGTCTACGAGATCGACTGGGACGACTTCGAGCGCCGCGTGCAGCGCGTCCACGCCTTCATCCTCTGCAACCCCCAGAACCCGACCGGAAACTGCTGGTCGGCGGAGGACATGACGCGCATGGGCGAGATCTGTCTCGAGCACCGCGTGCCGGTGCTCTCCGACGAGATCCACTGCGATTTCGTGACGAAGGGACAGAAGTACACGCCGTTCGCCAGCCTCGACCCGAAGATCGTCGACAACAGCGTCACCTTCAAATCCAACAGCAAGACCTTCAGCCTCGCCGCCAACAAGGTCGCCTGGTACTTCTCGACCAACCCCGCCTTCATGGCGCGCCTGCGCCCGTACACGCGCGCGGACCTCAGCACGCTGGGCATGTACGCCGCCCGCGCCGCTAACAACGAGGGCGATGAATGGCTCGACCAGCTTCTCGTCTACCTCGACGGCAACCACGACCTCACCGAGTCCTACATTCGGGAGAACGTGCCGGGCGTGAAGTACACGAAGGCGCAGGGCACCTTCCTCGCCTGGCTCGACATGGGCGGGCTGATGGACCGCATCGACGCGCAGGGAAAGGCGGACCATGAGAACCGCACCGCCGCGCAGCCGGTGTCGCCCGAGAGCGTCCTGCAGCGCTGGCTGGCCGAGAATGCGCGCATCTATCTCAACAACGGGCCCAGCTACGGGACCGGGGGCGAGAGGCACATGCGGATGAACATCGCGACCTCGCGCACGCTCGTGAAGCGCGCCCTCGACAACCTGTCCAACGCCGTCGCGGAGCTCTAG
- a CDS encoding XdhC family protein: protein MSLRAVREDIARWAQQGDPIAMATLIAVRRSAPLPPGARFAISAAGELSGSISSGCVEGDLHERLSALLGGGAPASVTYGITDEMAAGVGLSCGGEIDVLLDRHDPGDPVWHRLWQLQEAGAPGVLLTGAAPPTRSRQLLLEPDRSLGTLGSAELDRAARSRVDDWLGRSDARAVELVRDDPDSLVFVESFAPPPRLVIVGATPIGHALCAMAHRTGFEVVVVDPREAFLRPERFPDAASLDPRWPDEAMAALDLDPRTSVVILTHDEKLDEPALETALASRCGYVGLLGGGRTQRQRREALLARGLDAAACDRIHGPVGLRIGARSPAQIAVSILAQLIALDRAP from the coding sequence ATGAGTCTCCGGGCTGTGCGCGAGGACATCGCACGCTGGGCGCAGCAGGGTGATCCGATCGCCATGGCGACGCTCATCGCCGTTCGCCGTTCGGCCCCGCTGCCACCGGGCGCGCGGTTCGCGATCTCGGCCGCCGGGGAGCTGAGCGGCTCGATCTCGAGCGGTTGCGTGGAAGGCGACCTGCACGAACGGCTCTCCGCGCTGCTGGGCGGCGGGGCGCCGGCCTCCGTCACGTACGGGATCACGGACGAGATGGCCGCGGGCGTCGGCCTCTCCTGCGGCGGGGAGATCGACGTCCTCCTCGACCGCCACGATCCCGGCGACCCCGTCTGGCACCGCCTCTGGCAGCTCCAGGAGGCCGGCGCCCCGGGCGTCCTCCTCACCGGCGCGGCGCCGCCCACGCGATCGCGGCAACTCCTCCTCGAACCGGACCGGTCGCTCGGAACGCTCGGGTCCGCCGAGCTCGACCGGGCGGCCCGCTCCCGCGTCGACGACTGGCTCGGCCGGTCGGACGCCCGCGCCGTCGAACTCGTGCGGGACGACCCGGACAGCCTCGTCTTCGTCGAGTCCTTCGCCCCGCCCCCGCGGCTCGTCATCGTGGGGGCGACCCCGATCGGGCATGCGCTGTGCGCCATGGCGCACCGGACCGGCTTCGAGGTCGTCGTCGTGGATCCGCGCGAGGCCTTCCTGAGGCCCGAGCGGTTTCCGGATGCCGCGTCGCTCGATCCGCGCTGGCCGGACGAGGCGATGGCTGCCCTCGATCTCGACCCTCGCACGAGCGTCGTCATCCTCACGCACGACGAGAAGCTCGACGAGCCCGCCCTCGAGACCGCGCTCGCCTCCCGCTGCGGTTACGTCGGTCTCCTCGGCGGAGGCCGGACGCAGCGGCAACGCCGAGAGGCGCTCCTCGCGCGGGGGTTGGACGCGGCGGCATGCGACCGTATCCATGGTCCGGTCGGGCTGCGGATCGGCGCCCGCTCGCCCGCGCAGATCGCCGTCTCCATCCTCGCGCAGCTCATCGCCCTCGACAGGGCTCCCTAG